From the genome of Faecalibacterium prausnitzii:
CCGTACGATCAGGAGAGATCATGATGCAATCTGAAGAGAAACTCTGTGTCGTCGTGTTGTTCGGCGGCATGTCCAGCGAGCACGAGGTCAGCTGCGTGTCCGCCGGGACCTTCGTTGACAACCTCGACCCCAGCCGCTACGAAGTGCTGACCGTGGGCATCACCAAAGAGGGCCGCTGGCTGTGCACCGAGGCTTCCAGCGCCCAGATGGCCGATGGCAGCTGGGAAGAGCTGCCCGGCAACATGCCCTGTGTCATCAGCCCGGACCGTGCCGACCACGGCATGATCCTGTTCGCTCCTTCCGGCCAGGTGGAAAAGCTGCACGTGGATGTCGTCATCCCGGCCCTGCACGGCCTGTGGGGCGAGGACGGCACGGTGCAGGGCCTGCTGGAGCTGGCCGGCATCCCCTACGTGGGCTGCGGCGTTCTGGCCAGCGCCGTCTGCATGGATAAGGCGGTAGCCAACGCCCTGTTCGACGCCGCCGGCATCCCCCACACCCGGTGGCTGGCTGCCAACCGCTGGGAGATCGAATCCGACCTCGAAGGCGTCTGCGACGGTGCCATCGCGAAGCTGGGCTGGCCCATCTTCGTCAAGCCCGCCAACGCCGGTTCCAGCGTCGGCATCACCAAGGCCCACGACCGCGCCGAGCTGAAGGACGCCATCCGGCTGGCTCTGGAGAACGACCGCAAGGTCGTCTTTGAGGCCTTCGTGGACGGTCATGAGGTCGAGTGTGCCGTCATCGGCTCCGACCCCGCTGTGGCCACCCGCCCCGGCGAGATCCTGGCCGGTGCCGAGTTCTACACCTACGACGACAAGTACAAGAACGGTGTGAGCCAGGTGGTCATCCCGGCCCGGCTCGACGAGGCCAAGCTCGACGAGGTAAAGACCTACGCCGCCATGGCCTACACGGCCCTGAACTGCGAGGGCCTGGCCCGCTGCGACTTCTTCGTGGAGCATGGCACCAACCGGGTGATGATCAACGAGATCAACACCTTCCCCGGCTTCACCCCCATCAGCATGTACCCCAAGCTCATGGAGCACGAGGGCACCCCTGTGCCCGCCCTGATCGACCATCTGATCGAACTGGCGCTGGAAAGGACGGAAAAGCAGCATGGATAACCGCCCCATCGGCGTATTTGACAGCGGCCTCGGCGGCCTGACCGGCGTGAAGGAGCTGCGCAAGCGGCTCCCCCACGAGAACATCGTCTACTTCGGCGACACCGGCCGTGTGCCCTACGGCAGCCGCAGCCCGGAGACCATCCTGCAGTATGCCCGGCAGGACATCGCGTTTCTGCTGTCCCAGAATGTCAAGTGCATCATGGCCGCCTGCGGCACGGTGTCCAGCACCTACCCCGCCGCCGAGGCGGCGCTGCTGCCCGTGCCCTACCTGGGCGTCGTGGATGCGGCTGCGCGGGAGGCTGCTTTTTCCACCCGCAACCGCCGCATCGGCGTCATCGGCACCGCGGCCACCATCCGCTCCCGCAGCTATGAGACCCTGCTGCGCAAACTGGTGCCGGGCGTGGAGATCACGGCCCGCCCCTGCCCGCTCTTCGTGCCGCTGGTGGAGGCCGGTTACGTGGACCACAGCGCGGAAGACAAGCAGGAAGTGACCCGGCTCGTCATCGCCCAGTACCTCACCGAGGTGCGGGATGCCGGGGTGGACACCCTCATTCTGGGCTGCACCCACTATCCCCTCATCAAGACCATGATCGGCGAATTCATGGGCCGGGACGTCGTGCTGGTGGACCCGGCCAAGACCGCCGCCCACCATCTGGAACGCACCCTCAGCGAGCGCGGTCTGCGGGCCAACCACCCCGCCGGGCAGGCGCATTTCTACGTCAGCGACACGCCGGACAGTTTTTCGCAGACGGCAGACCTCTTCCTCGGCGAGTACAAGGGAGGGCCGGTGGAGCAGATCGCCATCGACAAATACTAAAGCGAAGGACAAACGAACGTGAAGGAAGATTTCATCATCCGCATCAAGAGCCGCTCGGAGCAGTTCGAGCACACCCAGCCCGTCCGGGTGGACGAGGATGACCGCATCGAACTGATGACCTACGGCAGCTTCGTGAAAAAGGGCGACACCTACTATATCACTTATAAAGAGACCGAGACCATCGGCTTTGCCGGCTGCACCACCACCATCAAGATCGCAGCCGACGGCAGCCGGGTGGGCCTGCTCCGGTTCGGCCCGGCCAACGCCCAGCTCATCATCGAGCGGGACCGCCGGAGCATCTGCCACTATGAGACCGAGGTCGGCTCCCTGACGCTGGGCGTGACTGGCGACGGCATCGAGTGCAGCCTGACCGAAACGGGCGGCACGGCCCGATTCAGCTATCTGCTGGACGCCGACGACCCCATCTCCATCATCAACCGCAACACGCTGGAAATTTCCGTGCAAAAGCCAAATTAAAGCGGTTCACCCTCTCCGTCCGCGCTTTCGAGTGCAAAGTTTCTCTCGTTTGCGAAAAGCTCTCCCCCCTTTGGGAGAGCTGGACGCGAAGCGGCCTGAGAGGGTCAGCCCGTGAAAGGATAAAACAATGACTGAATTCGAAAAGACCTACCAGAACTACAACCCCCGCTCGGCTGCCCTGAGCGAGGCCCGCGCTCTGCTGACCGCTGCGGCCAAGGCCGCCATGGCCGACGGCACCCTGCCCGAAGCCGAGCTGCCCGCTTTCATCGTGGAGATCCCCGCTGACACCAAGAACGGTGACATCGCCTCCAACCTGGCCATGGCCGGTGCCCGCACCTGGCGCAAGGCTCCCCGGATGATCGCCGACGCCCTCATCGCCCACCTGCCCTCCATCGAGGGCGGCGTCTTCGCCAAGGTGGAGGTGGCCGGCCCCGGCTTCATCAACCTGTTCCTGGCTCCGGCCTTCTGGGCCAGCGTCGTGCTGGGCGCAGCCGCCAACAAGGACTACGGCCGCACCGACTACGGCAAGGGTGCCAAGTACAACGTGGAGTTCGTCTCTGCCAACCCCACCGGCCCCATGCACATGGGCAACGCCCGCGGCGGCGCTCTGGGCGACTGCCTGGCCGCCGTGCTGGACTGGGCCGGTTACGATGTGACCCGCGAGTTCTACATCAACGACGCAGGCAACCAGATTCAGAAATTCGGCAAGAGCCTGGCCGTCCGCTATTTGCAGAAGTTCTGCGGCGAGGAGGCCTATCCCCTGCCCGCTGAGTGCTACCAGGGCGGCGACATCAAGGTGCTGGCCGGGGAATTTGCCGACCTGCACGGCGACTGCTACGTGGCCGCCTGCCAGGGCATGGACGAAGAGACCCTGTTTGCCAGCGAAGCGTTCGAGACCCTGAAGAACACCCTCGTGGATTACGCACTGCCCAAGAACATCGCGGCCCTCAAGCGCGACCTGGGCAAGTACCGCATCGACTACGATGTCTGGTTCCACGAGAGCACCCTGCACGAGTCCGGCGCTGTCAAGGCTGTGGTCGAAAAGCTGCTGGAGCTGGGTGCCTGCTACAAGGCTGAGGATGGCGCCGTCATGTACCGCAGCGCCCAGTACGCCGCCAAGTACGGCACCGTCAACAAGAAGAAGACCGAGGACGGCACCGAGGAAGAGGCCAAGGACGAAGTTCTGGTCCGCGCCAACGGCATCCCCACCTACTTTGCCGCCGACATCGCCTACCACTACAACAAGCTGGCCACCCGCGGCTTTGCCAAGGCCATCGACGTCTGGGGTGCAGACCACCACGGCCACGTCGCCCGCATGAAGGGTGCCATGGACGCCATCGGCCTGAACGGCAATGACCTCGACGTCGTGCTGATGCAGATGGTCAACCTGATGCGCGACGGCCAGCCCGTCCGCATGTCCAAGCGCACCGGCAACGCCATCACCCTGACCGACCTGCTGGAAGAGGTGCCCATCGACAGCGCCCGCTTCCTGTTCAACATGCACGACGCCGGAAGCGGCATCGACTTCGACCTCGACCAGGCCGTCAAGACCGACAACGACAACCCGGTCTACTACGTCCAGTATGCACACGCCCGCATCTGCTCCATCCTCAAGAAGATGGAGAGCGAGGGTGTTGCCTTCGCGGGTGCCGACCAGGTGGATGCCACCCTGCTGACCGAGCCCTCCGAGATGGACCTCATCCGGATGCTGGCCGCCTTCCCGCAGGAGATCGTCATGGCCGCTGAGAAGTACGATCCCAGCCGAATCAACCGCTTCGTCATCGACCTCGCCAGCGCCTTCCACCGCTTCTACGGCAGCTGCCGCATCCAGGGCGCAGACCCCGCCGTCCAGCAGGCCCGCCTGGCCCTCTGCATCGGCGTCAAGAACGTCATTTGCAACGTGCTGACCATGTTCAAGATCAGCGTTCCGGAGAAGATGTAACCGGAAGTTTTCCCGCATACGAAAAGACCCGCTCATCCGACACTTCATCGGGTGGGCGGGTCTTCGTTTGTCCCTTAATATTGGAAGTAGAGCTTCACTTCACCGATCTTCTTTTTCCGCAGCAGGATCGCCGCCGGGATGAGGTAGACCAGCACCGACAGCAGCATCGAGGCATCGTAGCTGCTCACGCTCTCGGCCACACTCTCGGTGCCGTAGAGCCCGCCGACGAGCATGGAGATGATGTCCATGCCGCCATGTAAGAACACCGTGACCCAGAGGTTGCCGGTGCGGAAGTAGATGGCCGCATACAGCACCCCCAGCGACGCTGCGAAGATACACTGCATCAGCACCCCCAGCGGCGCACTGGACAGCAGATTCGTCAGGTGGGCGCAGCCAAACAGCAGACCCGACAGCAGGCAGGCCTTCCAGATGCCGCCCCGGCTCGTGCCGAAGTGCTCCAGCAGCGTCTCCGCGATGACGCCCCGGAACAAAAACTCCTCCGCGATGCCCACCAGAATCATATTGGCCAGAAAGCTCAGGATGCGCCAGAGCGGCAGCAGTGTGCCGTCTTCCGGCAGGCCGAACAGGATCTTTGCGTACAGCGTGTACGCCAGCAGGGCCAGCGGATACATTCCCACCAGCAGGCCGTTGAAGAAGCCGCAGCCCCGCTTTCGCAGCAGCTGCGCCTTGCCGGTGCGCTTCAGCAGCAGCACGGCCACGCCGACGCCGACCAGCTCCTGGATGCAGCCCAGCAGATAGTCGTCCGCATAGGCCAGATCAAAGCGGAACAGCATCAGCAAAAACACCACAAGGATCGACGTTAGGATCAGACTTCCCAGAAACAGCACCTCCGCCCCGACACAGTAGCCGAGCGGATGGTTTTTGCGCAGACGTTTGAGCATCGAATTTTCCTCCGTTGCAGATAGTGACTCTATTGTAACATATTGGGGGAAATTGTTCAAATCCCGCTTGCGGAGGCGGAAATACAGCAGCAGTCCCCTTGTTCGACATTCCTACTGGTCCAGGACCCGCGGGCTAAGCAACAGCCCTCAGGGCTGATTGCTTGCCTTGCTTCGCAAGGCCGCCCTGTTCAAATCCCGCTGCAAAGATAAAAAAGACCAGACGGATAAAAATCCGTCTGGTCTTTTTTGGTCGGAGCAGCGGGATTTGAACCCACGGCCTCTTCGTCCCGAACGAAGCGCGCTACCAACTGCGCTATGCCCCGAAAATACCGCAGCTTTTCGGCTGCGGTCTGGTTGGGGATGAGAGAATCGAACTCCCACAAGTAGAGTCAGAGTCTACCGCACTACCACTATGCAAATCCCCAATATTTTGTTTTGTCAGGAGCGTTGCTCGCTGCTGACAAGGGATATTATACTATCAAACCACCTTCTTGTCAACACTTTTTCAGAACTTTTTTGCCGAAGTTTTTCCGGTAAATTCTCTGCGCGATTTCACGCGATTTTTACGTTCCAACTCTTGACACTGCCCCGCTTTGGGAATACTCTTATAGTACAAACTTCTCCTGCACGAGTGGGAAATTCAGAGAAAACGAGGGATATTACGAGATGAAAAAACGTGTTGGCATCCTGACCTCCGGCGGCGACTGCCCCGGCCTGAACGCCACCATCCGCGGCGTGGCAAAAGCTCTGTATGCCCGGATGGGCGACAGCGTCGAGATCGTGGGCATCCTGAACGGCTACCATGGCCTGATCACCGGCGACTACAAGGAGATGACGGAAGACGACTTCCGGGGCATCCTGACGCTGGGCGGCACCATTCTGGGCACCAAGCGCACCCCCTTCAAGCTGATGCGCGTTGTGGAAGAAGACAAGATCGACAAGGTCGCAGCCATGAAGAAGACCTATAAGGACGCAAAGCTCGACTGTCTGCTCTGCCTGGGCGGCAACGGCACCCACAAGACCGCCAATCTCCTCTCTCAGGAGGGCCTGAACATCATCGGCCTGCCCAAGACCATCGACAACGACATCTACGGCACCGACGTCACCTTCGGCTTCCACACCGCTGTGGATATCGCCACCGACGTCATCGACCGCATCCACACCACCGCAGGCAGCCACAGCCGCGTGATGTGCATCGAGATCATGGGCAACAAGGCCGGCTGGCTGACCCTCTATTCCGGCATCGCCGGCGGCGCAGACATCATCCTGCTGCCCGAAATGCCCTACGACATCGACCGCGTCTGCGGTGCGGTGGAGCGCCGCGCCAAGAAGGGCTCCAACTTCTCCATCATCGCCGTGGCAGAGGGTGCCCTGAACGAGGAAGAGGCCAAACTGAAGCGGAAGGAATGGACCGCCAAGCGCGCCGAGGCGGGCTACACCACCGCCACCAGCCGCATCGCCGCCGCCGTCCAGAAGAAGACCGGCATGGAGACCCGCGTCTGCATCCCCGGCCACATGCAGCGCGGTGGCAGCCCCAGCGCCTATGACCGTGTGCTGGCCACCCAGTTCGGCAGCTACGCCGCCAAGCTGGTGGAGATCGAGCGCTACGGCGTGACCGTCGCTCTGGTCAACGGCCACGTCACCGCCAACCGTCTGGAGGACATCGCCGGCAAGACCCGCAATGTTCCCGAAGGCTGTGAGCTGCTCACCGTCGCCCGCCGGATGGGCGTGAGCCTGGGCTGAGGTTTTCCTGAAAACGATACAAAACGAGCGCTGCACCCACCATGCAGCGCTCGTTTTCGTTTGCTTCGTTTCATTTTGCCAGACCCTCCACGATTTTGGAGAGGGCATCCACCTGTTCCCCATCCAGACGCTTCAGGTTTTCCACCATCTTCCGGATGGTCTCCGGGTCTGCACTGCCGTCCTCAAAAAATTCTTTCGGCGTGATGTGGAGGTACTCGCAGATGTAGAAGAAATTCGTCATCGTCGGAAAGGTCTTTCCATTCTCAATGCTATTGATATATCCATGGTTCTGCCCCAGCGACAAACTCATATCTCTGGCAGAGACACCTTTCTGCATTCTCAATTGTGCCAAACGTTTGGAGAACATCTCTTCGTACATGCAAAGCACCATCCTTTTGTCATATTGTATCGGATAGTATAGCAATTTTCGGCACTTTTTATGTTCCATTTCTCTTGTTGTGTCAGTTTATTTCTGATATAATTTGATTGGCAACAGAATTTATCCGAGATTTTGAGGAGGAATATCATGTTAGGCTTTTTTAGTTTATTTTCAAAAGAACCCGAAAGAATATCCCCGTCTATAATTGAGGCATCTGACGACTTCCAGAAAAATCTCAAAATCATAAAAAATCTTCAAGAACTCATTCGTGGAATGTCCATCTCCCCCGCAAAAGTTTCTTTTTCTACTGGATGTGCAAATCTAAGGCTTCATACGATACCATTCACACTTTCTGCGGATATCAACAACTCAGAGCTTATTACCGCGTTAAACCGATACTATAATCATAAATATTTCTATCCTTCTCAAGCACATAAATACGTTGACTCCGTTTCTGAATTGCAGAAATACTTATCTGACCTCTGGGCTGAAAGCGACAAAGATTTGGAAATCATTGAGGAACTTCTTTTTCGTGATGCTTATCATAAATCCCTTCGTCAAAGTTATCCTTTTTGCAACTACACTATACACGGGTTTGTAGAGGATGATTTTGGTGTATATCAAAACGACCAGCATAATTATTCCCCTGTCAGAGGCAACTCAATTCATTTTTCCCATTCTTCCTATATTACACCTGCAATCTCCCCTACTACATCTTCTGGCCGCCAAAAAACAGAAAAAAATTTGGAGAATGATTTTAGCACTTATAGTCAATTACTCTTGAAAAAAGTAAATGTATAATCGGGAGGTTTTTCTATGGCAACAATTTATCGTGGAACTGGTTGGAGTTCGGACTGCATTGGTGAAACCAAAAACGGTACGGTCTACCGTGGCACCGGCTGGAGCTCAGATGCAGTTGGTGAGTACAAAGATGGTACGATTTATCGTGGCTGCGGCCTGCACTCGGATGCCATTGGCGAGTATAAAAATGGCACCATTTATACCGGCCTTGGCTTGCATTCCAGAGAAATCGGAGAATATAAGGATGGAACGATCTATCGTGGAATCGGTTGGAGTTCCACAGCCATCGGCGAATACAAAGAAGGCTCGGATGGTGTAGCCGCTGCGGCACTTCTGCTGTTGGCCGCTGACCTGCTCTGACGCAATTTGATCCATACGCAAAAAGGAGCACTCCCCTGCATCATGCAGAGGGGTGCTCCTTTTGGTTTTGCGATTCCGAGGGCTTACAAGCACTTACTTATTCTTGTACATTTCCTCGTAGTACTTCTGGTAGTTGCCGCTGGTGATGTGCTCCATCCACTCCTCGTGGTCGAGGTACCAGTCGATGGTCAGGACGATGCCCTTCTCGAACGGGGTCTCCGGGTACCAGCCCAGATCGTTCTTGATCTTGGTGGGGTCGATGCCGTAGCGGCGGTCATGGCCCAGACGGTCGGCAACGTGCTTGATGAGGTCTTCGCTGATGCCGTCATCCTTCAGGCGGTCGTGCAGCTGCTCGATGATGGTCTTGACGATGAAGATGTTGGGGCGCTCGTTGTGGCCGCCGACGTTGTAGACCTCGCCGATCTTGCCGCCATTGCAGACCATATCAATGGCCTTGCAGTGGTCTTCCACGTACAGCCAGTCGCGGATCTGCATTCCGTCGCCGTAGACGGGCAGCTGCTTGTGGTGCTTGACGTTGTTGATCATCAGGGGGATCAGCTTCTCCGGGAACTGATAGGGGCCGTAGTTGTTGGAGCAGCGGGTGATGTTGATGGGCATCCCGTAGGTATCGTGGAATGCCATGACGAACATGTCGGCACTGGCCTTGGAGGAAGAGTAGGGGCTGTGGGGGCACAGCGGGGTGGTCTCCATGAAGAAGCCCTCGGCACCCAGAGCGCCATAGACCTCGTCGGTCGAGACCTGCAGATACTTCTTGCCCTCTTTCCAGGTCTTGGCCTCGGCGTCATACCAGGCCTCCTTGGCGCGCTGCAGCAGGTTCACCGTGCCCATGACGTTGCTCTGGACGAAGATCTCCGGGTTCTTGATGGAGCGGTCCACGTGGCTCTCTGCGGCAAAGTTGATGACGTAATCGAAATCGTACTTTGCGAACAGGCCCTCGACCAGCTCCTTATCGCAGATATCGCCCTGCACGAAGACGTGGCGGGGGTCGCCCTCGACGTCCTTCAGGTTTTCCAGATTGCCCGCATAGGTCAGCTTATCCAGGTTGACCAGCAGGATTTCCGGGTACTTCTTGAGCATATAATGCACAAAGTTCGAGCCAATAAAGCCGGCGCAGCCGGTGATCAGATATTTTTTCATAGTTTGATTCTTTCCTCAAAACAATTTGTTTCTCTTTTTTCGTTTTTTTGATACAACCTCTCAGTCACCTGCGGTGACAGCTCTCCCTTCGGGAGAGCTGGATGCGAAGCGGCCTGAGAGGGTTTACTTCATGCCGTTGTCGCCGTCCCAATGCTCAAAGAAGCAGGCCAGGGCAGCTTTCCAATCCCGCACCTCGTTGCCGACGGTGCAGCGCAGCATCCGGTTGTCCAGAGCGCTCCACTTGGGGCGGTCGGCGCTTTCGGGGTGCTTGGCCTTGTACTCCTCGCTGGTGCAGGGGGCCACGGTCGCGTCCACGCCGGACAGGCGGATGATCTCGGAGGCAAAATCGTACCAGGAGCAGATGCCCTCACCGGTGCAGTGATACAGGCCGTACTCATGGGTGACGCAGAGCTGCAGGATCTCGTGGGCCAGATCCACCGCGTTGGTGGGGTTGCCGCACTGGTCGTTGACGACTTCCAGCTTGCCGAACTTTTTGCCCGCATTCACGATGGTCTTGACGAAGTTCTTGCCATAGTAGCTGTACAGCCAGGCCGTGCGGACGATGAAGTGGCGGTGGCAGAACTGCTCCACGTACTTCTCGCCCATGAGCTTGGTGGAGCCGTAGGCGCTGATGGGGCCGGGAAGGGTGGCCTCATCCTGTGCGATGCCGCCGTTCTCGCGGCCGGAGAAGACGTAGTCGGTGGAGACATGGACCAGGCGGGCACCGGTCTTGGTGGCAGCCTGTGCCAGGTTGCGGGGGCCGAGGGCGTTTGCCTTAAAGGCTGCGTCGTGATTCACCTCGCAGCCGTCCACGTTGGTGTAGGCAGCGCAGTTGATGATGACATCCGGGCGCTGACGGCGGATGAAGTCATCCACCATCTTGTAGTTGGAGATGTCCAGTTCGGGCAGGTCCACGGGGATGACGGTCGCGCTCTGCAGCTTTTCGGGGATGGGGCCGATCTCGCTGCGGCCCTCGCGGAGCTGCTTGATGATCTCGGTGCCCAGCTGACCCTTACAGCCAGTAACGATGATTTTCATGTGCGGTCTCCTCTTAGTATCTCAGTTTTCCGTCGGCCACATTCTTCAGGTGCTGGCCATAGGGGCTCTTGCCATAGCGCTTTGCGCTCTCCAGCAGCGTGTCGCGGTCGATCCAGCCATACTTGAAAGCGATCTCCTCCGGGGCACTGATCTTGATGCCCTGCCGCTTCTCGATCATCCGCACGAAGTCGGCGGCATCCACCAGGCTGTCCATCGTGCCGGTATCCAGCCAGGCAAAGCCGCGGCCCAGCAGCTGGACGTCCAGCTCGCCCTTCTTGAGGTACATGTCGTTCAGGGTGGTGATCTCCAGCTCGCCGCGGGCAGAGGGCTTGACCTGCTTTGCCATCTGGACGACTTCCTTGTTGTAGAAGTACAGGCCGGTGATGGCGTAGTTGGATTTCGGGTGCTCCGGCTTTTCCTCCACGCTCAGGACTTTGCCGTTGGCGTCGAACTCGACGATGCCAAAGCGCTCCGGGTCCGGTACGTAGTAGCCAAACACGGTGCAGCGGCCCTTGGTCTCGGCGTTGGAGGCAGCGGTCTTCAGGATCTTGGAGAAGCCGTTGCCGTAGAAGATGTTGTCGCCCAGGATCATGGCGCAGCAGTCTTCGCCGATGAACTCCTCACCCAGAATGAATGCCTGTGCCAGGCCATCGGGAGAGGGCTGGACCTTATATTGCAGATGGATGCCGTACTGGCTGCCATCGCCCAGCAGCGCCTCGAAACGGGGCGTGTCAGTGGGGGTCGAAATGATAAGGATATCCTGGATGCCCGCCAGCATGAGGGTGGACAGAGGATAGTAGATCATCGGCTTGTCGTAGACAGGCAGCAGCTGTTTGCTGGTGACCATGGTCAACGGGTAAAGCCGGGTGCCGGCGCCGCCGGCGAGAATAATGCCTTTCATCGTTTGTGCACTCCTTTAATTAAAATGAAAAAAGTTGTGCAGCTATACGAAGCCTTCGTTTCCTCCGGCCTCGTAATATTCAAAGCGGAGCTGCGTCCGCTGTCAACAAAGTTGCAGAAAAACCGCTCTGCCGGGGGCATTCCGGCCACCGCAGATAGTTTTACACTTCATTTTACTATCAAATCGAAAAAAAAGCAAGAAAGAACGGCCCTTTACAGAAATTTTTCTGCAAAGGGGCCGTTCTCCTGATGTCATTTGCGGGATGAACCTCTCAGTCATTGCTTCGCAATGCCAGCTCCCCTGGTAGGGGAGCCATTGGCAGGCCGGGCAGGCCCTGCTGTTCGCGTGGGTCCGAGGGTTCACCACCGGAATCCCCACTTGGAGAAGTACCGCAGCAGGTTGCCGGTCTGCCAGAGAGCAGGCTTGAGGCTGCGGTGGGCAGCGCGGTGCCAGGCGTGGATGGCCGTGAACTGCGGCACAAGATATGCCTTGCCCTGCGTGCGCATCTTCTGGGTGAGGTCGGCGTCTTCCACATACATGAAGTACTTCTCATCGAAGCCGCCCA
Proteins encoded in this window:
- a CDS encoding D-alanine--D-alanine ligase family protein, with protein sequence MQSEEKLCVVVLFGGMSSEHEVSCVSAGTFVDNLDPSRYEVLTVGITKEGRWLCTEASSAQMADGSWEELPGNMPCVISPDRADHGMILFAPSGQVEKLHVDVVIPALHGLWGEDGTVQGLLELAGIPYVGCGVLASAVCMDKAVANALFDAAGIPHTRWLAANRWEIESDLEGVCDGAIAKLGWPIFVKPANAGSSVGITKAHDRAELKDAIRLALENDRKVVFEAFVDGHEVECAVIGSDPAVATRPGEILAGAEFYTYDDKYKNGVSQVVIPARLDEAKLDEVKTYAAMAYTALNCEGLARCDFFVEHGTNRVMINEINTFPGFTPISMYPKLMEHEGTPVPALIDHLIELALERTEKQHG
- the murI gene encoding glutamate racemase: MDNRPIGVFDSGLGGLTGVKELRKRLPHENIVYFGDTGRVPYGSRSPETILQYARQDIAFLLSQNVKCIMAACGTVSSTYPAAEAALLPVPYLGVVDAAAREAAFSTRNRRIGVIGTAATIRSRSYETLLRKLVPGVEITARPCPLFVPLVEAGYVDHSAEDKQEVTRLVIAQYLTEVRDAGVDTLILGCTHYPLIKTMIGEFMGRDVVLVDPAKTAAHHLERTLSERGLRANHPAGQAHFYVSDTPDSFSQTADLFLGEYKGGPVEQIAIDKY
- a CDS encoding DUF1934 domain-containing protein, which encodes MKEDFIIRIKSRSEQFEHTQPVRVDEDDRIELMTYGSFVKKGDTYYITYKETETIGFAGCTTTIKIAADGSRVGLLRFGPANAQLIIERDRRSICHYETEVGSLTLGVTGDGIECSLTETGGTARFSYLLDADDPISIINRNTLEISVQKPN
- the argS gene encoding arginine--tRNA ligase gives rise to the protein MTEFEKTYQNYNPRSAALSEARALLTAAAKAAMADGTLPEAELPAFIVEIPADTKNGDIASNLAMAGARTWRKAPRMIADALIAHLPSIEGGVFAKVEVAGPGFINLFLAPAFWASVVLGAAANKDYGRTDYGKGAKYNVEFVSANPTGPMHMGNARGGALGDCLAAVLDWAGYDVTREFYINDAGNQIQKFGKSLAVRYLQKFCGEEAYPLPAECYQGGDIKVLAGEFADLHGDCYVAACQGMDEETLFASEAFETLKNTLVDYALPKNIAALKRDLGKYRIDYDVWFHESTLHESGAVKAVVEKLLELGACYKAEDGAVMYRSAQYAAKYGTVNKKKTEDGTEEEAKDEVLVRANGIPTYFAADIAYHYNKLATRGFAKAIDVWGADHHGHVARMKGAMDAIGLNGNDLDVVLMQMVNLMRDGQPVRMSKRTGNAITLTDLLEEVPIDSARFLFNMHDAGSGIDFDLDQAVKTDNDNPVYYVQYAHARICSILKKMESEGVAFAGADQVDATLLTEPSEMDLIRMLAAFPQEIVMAAEKYDPSRINRFVIDLASAFHRFYGSCRIQGADPAVQQARLALCIGVKNVICNVLTMFKISVPEKM
- a CDS encoding CPBP family intramembrane glutamic endopeptidase translates to MLKRLRKNHPLGYCVGAEVLFLGSLILTSILVVFLLMLFRFDLAYADDYLLGCIQELVGVGVAVLLLKRTGKAQLLRKRGCGFFNGLLVGMYPLALLAYTLYAKILFGLPEDGTLLPLWRILSFLANMILVGIAEEFLFRGVIAETLLEHFGTSRGGIWKACLLSGLLFGCAHLTNLLSSAPLGVLMQCIFAASLGVLYAAIYFRTGNLWVTVFLHGGMDIISMLVGGLYGTESVAESVSSYDASMLLSVLVYLIPAAILLRKKKIGEVKLYFQY
- a CDS encoding 6-phosphofructokinase — translated: MKKRVGILTSGGDCPGLNATIRGVAKALYARMGDSVEIVGILNGYHGLITGDYKEMTEDDFRGILTLGGTILGTKRTPFKLMRVVEEDKIDKVAAMKKTYKDAKLDCLLCLGGNGTHKTANLLSQEGLNIIGLPKTIDNDIYGTDVTFGFHTAVDIATDVIDRIHTTAGSHSRVMCIEIMGNKAGWLTLYSGIAGGADIILLPEMPYDIDRVCGAVERRAKKGSNFSIIAVAEGALNEEEAKLKRKEWTAKRAEAGYTTATSRIAAAVQKKTGMETRVCIPGHMQRGGSPSAYDRVLATQFGSYAAKLVEIERYGVTVALVNGHVTANRLEDIAGKTRNVPEGCELLTVARRMGVSLG
- a CDS encoding helix-turn-helix domain-containing protein, with translation MYEEMFSKRLAQLRMQKGVSARDMSLSLGQNHGYINSIENGKTFPTMTNFFYICEYLHITPKEFFEDGSADPETIRKMVENLKRLDGEQVDALSKIVEGLAK
- the rfbB gene encoding dTDP-glucose 4,6-dehydratase — translated: MKKYLITGCAGFIGSNFVHYMLKKYPEILLVNLDKLTYAGNLENLKDVEGDPRHVFVQGDICDKELVEGLFAKYDFDYVINFAAESHVDRSIKNPEIFVQSNVMGTVNLLQRAKEAWYDAEAKTWKEGKKYLQVSTDEVYGALGAEGFFMETTPLCPHSPYSSSKASADMFVMAFHDTYGMPINITRCSNNYGPYQFPEKLIPLMINNVKHHKQLPVYGDGMQIRDWLYVEDHCKAIDMVCNGGKIGEVYNVGGHNERPNIFIVKTIIEQLHDRLKDDGISEDLIKHVADRLGHDRRYGIDPTKIKNDLGWYPETPFEKGIVLTIDWYLDHEEWMEHITSGNYQKYYEEMYKNK
- the rfbD gene encoding dTDP-4-dehydrorhamnose reductase is translated as MKIIVTGCKGQLGTEIIKQLREGRSEIGPIPEKLQSATVIPVDLPELDISNYKMVDDFIRRQRPDVIINCAAYTNVDGCEVNHDAAFKANALGPRNLAQAATKTGARLVHVSTDYVFSGRENGGIAQDEATLPGPISAYGSTKLMGEKYVEQFCHRHFIVRTAWLYSYYGKNFVKTIVNAGKKFGKLEVVNDQCGNPTNAVDLAHEILQLCVTHEYGLYHCTGEGICSWYDFASEIIRLSGVDATVAPCTSEEYKAKHPESADRPKWSALDNRMLRCTVGNEVRDWKAALACFFEHWDGDNGMK
- the rfbA gene encoding glucose-1-phosphate thymidylyltransferase RfbA, which produces MKGIILAGGAGTRLYPLTMVTSKQLLPVYDKPMIYYPLSTLMLAGIQDILIISTPTDTPRFEALLGDGSQYGIHLQYKVQPSPDGLAQAFILGEEFIGEDCCAMILGDNIFYGNGFSKILKTAASNAETKGRCTVFGYYVPDPERFGIVEFDANGKVLSVEEKPEHPKSNYAITGLYFYNKEVVQMAKQVKPSARGELEITTLNDMYLKKGELDVQLLGRGFAWLDTGTMDSLVDAADFVRMIEKRQGIKISAPEEIAFKYGWIDRDTLLESAKRYGKSPYGQHLKNVADGKLRY